The following coding sequences lie in one Babylonia areolata isolate BAREFJ2019XMU chromosome 7, ASM4173473v1, whole genome shotgun sequence genomic window:
- the LOC143283952 gene encoding uncharacterized protein LOC143283952 translates to MSSTGLLLLLLPAVVFGDILDYKCGSTVSVYSFTDDTYSIDSGSIYTSPCNVQFQRYSEYGEIQLTVTGYDLKSSQCQVNVLDSSQTYSKTYGNIDRSGSFSQTVQSTDGTGELWLRVTGSSCDSVTVSFTVSKLSCPGFTCSNGQCKPESDVCDDYDDCDDGSDELGCYYFWTTGTYIGVSLGIFGLLLVVSSISAVLYRRRRVVLVRSAGVITAGQTVITQSRW, encoded by the exons ATGTCTTCCACTGGCCTGTTGCTTCTTCTGTTGCCTGCTGTTGTTTTCG GCGACATTCTGGACTACAAGTGCGGGAGCACCGTGAGTGTTTATTCCTTCACCGACGACACCTACTCCATCGACAGCGGCAGCATCTACACCAGCCCCTGCAACGTACAGTTCCAACGGTACAGTGAGTATGGCGAGATCCAGCTGACCGTCACGGGCTACGACCTGAAGAGCAGTCAGTGTCAGGTCAACGTGCTGGACAGCTCCCAAACCTACAGCAAGACCTACGGCAACATCGACAGATCGGGGTCCTTCTCCCAGACCGTGCAGTCCACCGACGGCACCGGGGAGCTGTGGCTGCGGGTGACGGGCTCCTCCTGCGACTCTGTCACCGTGTCCTTCACCGTCAGCAAGCTCTCCTGCCCGGGGTTCACCTGCAGCAACGGACAGTGCAAGCCGGAGTCGGACGTCTGCGACGATTACGATGACTGCGACGACGGCAGTGACGAGCTCGGCTGCTACTACTTCTGGACGACCGGAACTTACATCGGGGTGTCTCTGGGCATCTTTGGCCTCCTCCTCGTCGTGTCGTCCATCTCTGCGGTCCTCTACCGTCGGCGGCGGGTGGTGCTGGTGCGCTCTGCTGGCGTCATCACTGCGGGTCAGACGGTGATCACCCAGAGCCGATGGTGA
- the LOC143284227 gene encoding carbohydrate sulfotransferase 11-like, with protein sequence MKLKMSIWSCLVVGSSVSICGLVYLSTGKTTVMKAPLPRFDPRTLRLKVQRSNHSAVASLVIASDNSTVNVLRQPPTPAGFVSHQKETLADYVWRQCQHKHMVSSSPKPRSLGHLLVDDKNKVLFCYIPKVACSNWRRVLLVLRGRVSAADMMKISVHSHPALGWLPSLSSYDLTAVRYRLRHYFKFVFVRDPLERLLSAWRNKFQSNKSTSVAFRGAYVHRIVQRYRDVSNRNSLGRRASGRLMIGFDEFLRYVVDRSAGVMNEHWERFHRLCLPCAVHYDFVGKYETMEEDAGHVLQLLNASHKVSFPKRSASYLHKPTSVFVSQYYRNLSASLLKRVAESYDVDFDLFNYSVPEYTNK encoded by the exons ATGAAGCTCAAGATGTCCATTTGGTCCTGTCTGGTGGTCGGATCGTCCGTCAGTATCTGCGGGCTGGTTTACCTTTCCACTGGCAAGACAACTGTCATGAAg gcgccgttaccaagattcgatcccaggaccctcagattgaaagtccaacgctctaaccactcggctgttgcttcCCTCGTCATCGCCAGCGACAATTCAACAGTTAACGTGTTACGACAGCCACCAACCCCTGCAGGCTTTGTCAGTCATCAGAAGGAAACGTTGGCGGATTACGTGTGGAGGCAATGTCAGCATAAACACATGGTGTCATCATCGCCAAAGCCACGATCCCTCGGTCATCTCCTTGTCGACGATAAAAACAAG GTGCTGTTCTGTTACATCCCCAAGGTGGCCTGCAGCAACTGGCGGCGTGTGCTGCTGGTTCTGAGAGGGCGTGTCAGTGCCGCTGACATGATGAAGATCTCCGTTCACAGCCATCCCGCCCTTGGCTGGCTGCCTTCCCTCAGCAGCTACGACCTGACAGCCGTCCGCTACCGCCTGCGCCACTACTTCAAGTTCGTCTTCGTCAGAGACCCCCTGGAGCGGCTCTTGTCAGCATGGCGCAACAAATTCCAATCTAACAAGTCCACCTCCGTTGCTTTCAGGGGGGCTTACGTCCATAGGATAGTGCAGCGCTATCGGGACGTTTCAAACCGGAACAGCTTAGGTCGTCGCGCCTCGGGCCGGCTGATGATTGGTTTTGACGAGTTTCTGCGCTACGTCGTGGATAGGTCTGCAGGCGTGATGAACGAGCACTGGGAACGGTTCCACCGACTGTGTCTGCCTTGTGCGGTGCACTACGACTTTGTTGGGAAGTACGAGACAATGGAGGAAGACGCTGGCCACGTGCTCCAGTTGCTGAACGCGTCTCACAAAGTCAGCTTTCCCAAACGTTCCGCCTCCTACCTTCACAAACCCACGTCAGTGTTTGTCAGTCAGTATTACCGAAACTTGTCTGCTTCACTGCTGAAAAGGGTCGCGGAATCGTATGATGTTGACTTTGACTTATTCAATTATTCCGTTCCAGAATACACGAACAAATAG